One Cricetulus griseus strain 17A/GY chromosome 5, alternate assembly CriGri-PICRH-1.0, whole genome shotgun sequence genomic window carries:
- the Tmem30b gene encoding cell cycle control protein 50B isoform X2, which produces MTWSVSARGAHQPDNTAFTQQRLPAWQPLLSAGITLPLFFCAGLAFIGLGLGLFYSSNGIKELEYDYTGNPGTGNCSLCATEGQGRSPPPNCSCAWHFSLPELLPGPVYLYYELSNFYQNNRRYGVSRDDAQLSGLASALRHPANECAPYQLSATGLPIAPCGAIANSLFNDSFTLWYQRRPGERYVEVPLDRTAIAWWTDYHVKFRNPPLVNGSLKLAFSGTAPPPNWHRPVYELSPDPNNTGFINQDFVVWMRTAALPTFRKLYARIRQGNYSAGLPRGAYFVNITYNYPVRAFGGHKLIIFSNISWMGGKNPFLGIAYLVVGSLCILMGFVMLVVYIRYQDQDDDDNDDE; this is translated from the coding sequence ATGACCTGGAGCGTGTCGGCGCGGGGCGCGCACCAGCCGGACAACACGGCCTTCACGCAGCAGCGCCTCCCGGCCTGGCAACCCCTGCTCTCTGCCGGTATCACGCTGCCGCTCTTTTTCTGTGCCGGCTTGGCTTTCATCGGCCTCGGCCTGGGCCTCTTCTACTCCTCCAACGGCATCAAAGAGCTAGAGTACGACTACACTGGCAACCCCGGCACCGGCAACTGCTCGCTGTGCGCCACCGAAGGCCAGGGCCGCTCACCACCACCCAACTGCTCGTGCGCCTGGCACTTTTCGTTGCCCGAGCTCTTACCAGGCCCCGTGTACCTCTACTACGAACTGTCCAACTTCTACCAGAACAACCGGCGCTACGGAGTGTCCCGCGACGACGCGCAGCTCAGCGGCCTGGCCAGCGCGCTGCGCCACCCCGCCAACGAGTGCGCCCCCTACCAGCTCAGCGCCACCGGCCTGCCCATCGCGCCCTGCGGCGCCATCGCCAACAGCCTCTTCAACGACTCCTTCACTCTGTGGTACCAGCGCAGGCCCGGAGAACGCTACGTCGAGGTGCCTCTCGACCGCACCGCCATCGCCTGGTGGACCGACTACCACGTCAAGTTCCGCAACCCGCCCCTGGTGAACGGCAGCCTGAAGCTGGCCTTCAGCGGCACGGCGCCACCGCCCAACTGGCACCGACCGGTTTACGAGCTCAGTCCGGATCCCAACAACACGGGCTTCATCAATCAGGACTTCGTGGTGTGGATGCGCACGGCGGCGCTGCCCACCTTCCGCAAGCTGTACGCGCGCATCCGTCAGGGCAACTACTCGGCCGGCCTGCCCCGGGGTGCCTATTTTGTGAACATCACCTATAACTACCCGGTGCGCGCCTTCGGCGGCCACAAGCTCATCATCTTTAGCAACATCTCATGGATGGGTGGCAAGAACCCTTTCCTGGGCATCGCCTACCTGGTCGTCGGCTCCCTCTGCATCCTCATGGGCTTTGTCATGCTGGTCGTCTACATTCGCTACCAGGACCAGGATGACGATGACAACGATGACGAGTGA